A region of the Bacillota bacterium genome:
CCCGGGCAGCCATGCCCATGCGGGCCGCCCTCGCCAGGTACTCCTCGGTGGCCTGGCGGATGCCGGGGTGGCGGATGCGGCCCGCCGCGACGATCCACAGCCGCCCCATTCTCTCTCAGATACCCGAAAGCTCGATCAGGTGCCGGACCTCCCGCTCCATCCGGTCGAGCAGTTCACGATCGGGGGCCTCGAGGTAGAGGCGCATGAGGGGTTCCGTCCCCGATGCCCGCAACAACCACCACGCGCCGCCCTCGAGCATCGCCTTGACGCCGTCCATGAGAATGACGCGTTCCACCTTGCGGCCTGCCCAGGTGTCCGGAGGCCGCACCGACAGCCTCTCCAGCACCTGGCGCTTCAGTTCGTCGCCCACCGGGAGGTCGACCCGGCGGCCGTACGCCGGCCCGAGGCGCGACAGGATGGCGTCCAGCGTCTTTTTTAGGGACTGCCCGCTCTCCGCCCAGATCCGCGCCACCAGGAGCACCGCCAGGATTCCGTCCTTCTCGGGAATGTGACCGGCGATGCTCAGGCCGCCGCTCTCCTCTCCGCCCAGCGTAACCGGCTCGCGGCGCATGACGGCTGCGATGTGCTTGAAGCCGACGGGGGTCTCCCGAAGCGGCACGCCGTACTCCTGCGCCAGGCGGTCCAGCAGGTGCGTGGTGGCCACCGTGCGCACCACGCTTCCCCGCATCTCCCGCACGCGGAGCAGGTAGTCACAGACCACGGCCAGCACCTGGTTGGCCGTCAGGTAGGCGCCGTCCTCGTCCACCACCCCAAACCGGTCCGCGTCCCCGTCGGTTGCAAGCCCCAGACTGCCGGGGTGGCGCCGGACGGCCTCGGCCAGCTCCTGCAGGTGCTCTTGCGTCGGCTCGGGGGCGCCGCCGCCGAAGAGGGGATCACGGTGGTCGTGAAGGCGGTGAACCCGGATTCCCAGGTCCTCCAGGGCATCGGGCACGTAGCCGCGGCCCGTGCCGTACATGGCATCGTAGACCACCTCGACCCGGCGGGGCAGCCTTTCGGTTCCCACCACGCTCATCAGGTGAGCCATGTAGTCGAGCCGCGCCTCGATGGGTTCCACCAGGCCCTGGCGGCGGGCCTGGTCGAGGGAAAGCGTCCGGATGACCAGGTTCCCGGAAGCGGAAGCCGCTTCGAGACGGCGGATCTGTTCCTCGATGGCGGCCGTCATGTCGGACTGTGCCGGGCCGCCGTATTCGGGGATGAACTTGATGCCCAGGTACTGGGGTGGGTTATGGCTGGCGGTCACCATGATCGCTCCCGCTGCGCGCCGGTGCACCACCGCGTGGGCCAGGGCCGGTGTCGGCACGTCGCCGGCCGCCAGCCCCACGGCCAGGCTGTTGCCGGCCAGCACCTGGGCCACCTCCTCGGCGAACCTCTCGGCCAGGAACCGGGTGTCGTACCCGACCAGCACCTCCCGCCGCCCGAGGTGGGTCTCCTGAAGGTAGTTGGCAATCGCCTGGGTGACGAGGCGAACGTTGGGGAAGGTGAACTGATCCGCGATGACCGCGCGCCATCCGTCCGTGCCAAACCTGATGGGCAAGCCTGCAGCACCCCCATGCCGCAGTATTCCGCGGGGTAACCCATGAATTCCACCTGCACGGGGACCTCCCTTTCGAGCCGGGCACCGCCGCACGCGGGAAACGAAGCGCCCCGCCGCTTCGTCCGGCGGGGCGCCCTGGAGGGTACGCCTGGCCCCGGGCCGATCCGCCAGGCCCTGGCCGTCACGCGAAGGAATAAGCCCGGGTCGCTTCGTTGGGTGTGCGCTGGATGCCGCAGCTTTCCCGCACTACCAGATTCGGCGTGATGGCAAGCTGAACGGGCGGGCGGCCGCGGTCCTTGAGCAGATCGAGCAGCATCAGCGCGGCCATGCGCCCCATCTGCTCCCGGTTGACGGTAACGCACGTCAAACCCATCGCCTGTTCGCCCGCGGAGCCGTGGCCCCAGACCACCAGCGCGAGATCCTGGGGCACGGCGATGCCGGACTCCTTGAGCGCGTGCAGGACGCCCGGAACGAGCGCCTCGTGCGCGACGTACAGGGCGGTGATGCCCGAAAGAACGGATCCCCTGGCGGACGCCGTCCCGTCAAGGCCGAGCAGGCTTCGGGCTGCCCGGTATCCGGCGGCGTGAGCCGTGCCGTTGCGCAGCTCCTCGGTCTCCACGCGGGCGATGCGCGCCGCGTCAGCGGGGAGGCCCGCCGCGGCCAGGGCCCTTTCGATGCCGCTCCGAACCTGTTCGCCCCAGCGCCCGCCGGGGATGACCGCCCCGATGCGCCGGTGCCCGGCACCCAGCAGCCGCTCCACGACCTGGGCCGAGGGCGTCATCCAGTCGATGGTCACCGCGCTGGCCGCAAGGCCCTCAGGCACCTCGTCGCCCAGGACCACCACGGGCATGGCGTCCGCGGAGAGGCTCTTGAGCCAGGACGCCCCTCGCAGGTCGCCGCCCACGATGAGGCCGTCCACCTGGCGCTGGGAGACGGTGGAAGGCGGATCCCACTGCGCGGATTGGGTGTCCATGACGTTGAGAACCAAATGCATCTGCTCGCGCCGCAGCACCGCCTCCACGCCCTGGATGAGGCCCAGGCCGTAGCCCGGCATCGAGGAAGGCAGGGCCAGGAGCAGCCCGGCCTGACCCGTACGGCGGGTGGCAAGCGCCCGCGCGACGGCGTTGGGGTGGTAGTCCATCTTCCGCACGGCCTTCAGGACACGCTCCCGGACGTGGGGCCGTACGCACGACTTGCCGTTGATGACCCGTGAGACGGTGGCTTTCGATACGCCTGCGGCCTTCGCCACGTCGTCGAGCGTGATGCGCCTGGTCGCCTGTGGCCCCTGCTGTTGGTTGCGCTTTCGTCGCGGCATCTCCCTCAACTCCCTGTCCTTGCTGTCACGGCCAGGTAGGCTGCGCACGGGCCGAACCGGTTCGTGGCCCCCGGTTGCCATGTCTGCGTCCCGCCCGGCCGATTTCTGTCCCGCATCCCGTCAAAGGAACGGGCCCGTTTGCCCGGCCCCGCCCGGATCCTCACCTGTTATTAGGTGATGTATCCTCCCCGTGTTACGAAAGTGTTACCGATGCCAAAAGTTTCGTCAAGAGCGCTCACCCGGCGCCGCCCGGCCCCGGCGGCGCAGGCGCCAGGGCCTCCGGCGCATGGCCTGTTTTTCGCGCATCGCTTGCAGCTGCCGGAAATCCTCCTCCTCCAGGTCGTCGACACCCGCCCGGCTCTCCAGGTGGTGGCGGAGTTCGTGGGCGAGCGTCCGCTCGATCTCCTGCCGGACTTCTTCCACCTCTGCATTTCCCAGGATGGCCCGAAAGGACCCGTAATATAAGACGACGTATCTCCCGAGTCCCTGGGGGTCTTCCACGTACTCACCGAGAATGTAGACGCCCGGCAGGCCCCTGGAGTGGCGGCGCGCCTGTTCGACCACCAGCACGCCCGCATCGAGCCCCTCGAGCAGAGCCGGGGGCAAGCGATCGAGGGCCTCTGCCACCATGCTCCGGAACTCTTTCAGGGAGACCATCGCCACCCGCCGCCCACTTCGAAACGATTTTAAGGCCCGGGGGGTCTACCGGCAAGGCAGCGCGGCGGCGGGCCTGGCGGGGCCGTCTGAGAAAGCGGGGGAAGTGCCTTGCTTCTGGCCATCGACGTTGGCAACACTACCACGGGGATTGCCGTTTTCGACGGCGACCGGATCGTTCACCACTGGTGGCTGACCACCCTGCGGGAACGGACGGCTGATGAACTGGGCCTTGCGCTGTCGGTGCTGATGCAGGTCGACGGCGCCCCCAAAGCAAGCCTCACGGGGGCCGCCATCAGTTCGGTCGTCCCCTCCCAGACCGAACCCTGGCGCCAGGCATGCCGGCGCTTCTTCGGCCTGGAAGCCGTGGTGGTCGGGCCGGACGTGGACGCGGGTGTCCGGATCGCCTACCGGTTCCCCGAGGAACTGGGCGCCGACCGCATCGTCAACGCGGCAGCGGCGCTGGCGCTGTATGGGGCGCCGGTGGTGGTGGTGGACTTCGGCACGGCCACCACGTTCGACGTGGTGAACGAGCGGGGAGAGTACATGGGTGGCGCCATCGCTCCGGGTGTGGGCATCTCTGCCGAGGCGCTGTTCGAACGGGCGGCGCGCCTTCCCCGGGTGGAACTGAACCGCCCCCCGTCGGTGA
Encoded here:
- a CDS encoding phosphoglucomutase/phosphomannomutase family protein — translated: MPIRFGTDGWRAVIADQFTFPNVRLVTQAIANYLQETHLGRREVLVGYDTRFLAERFAEEVAQVLAGNSLAVGLAAGDVPTPALAHAVVHRRAAGAIMVTASHNPPQYLGIKFIPEYGGPAQSDMTAAIEEQIRRLEAASASGNLVIRTLSLDQARRQGLVEPIEARLDYMAHLMSVVGTERLPRRVEVVYDAMYGTGRGYVPDALEDLGIRVHRLHDHRDPLFGGGAPEPTQEHLQELAEAVRRHPGSLGLATDGDADRFGVVDEDGAYLTANQVLAVVCDYLLRVREMRGSVVRTVATTHLLDRLAQEYGVPLRETPVGFKHIAAVMRREPVTLGGEESGGLSIAGHIPEKDGILAVLLVARIWAESGQSLKKTLDAILSRLGPAYGRRVDLPVGDELKRQVLERLSVRPPDTWAGRKVERVILMDGVKAMLEGGAWWLLRASGTEPLMRLYLEAPDRELLDRMEREVRHLIELSGI
- a CDS encoding LacI family DNA-binding transcriptional regulator, translating into MPRRKRNQQQGPQATRRITLDDVAKAAGVSKATVSRVINGKSCVRPHVRERVLKAVRKMDYHPNAVARALATRRTGQAGLLLALPSSMPGYGLGLIQGVEAVLRREQMHLVLNVMDTQSAQWDPPSTVSQRQVDGLIVGGDLRGASWLKSLSADAMPVVVLGDEVPEGLAASAVTIDWMTPSAQVVERLLGAGHRRIGAVIPGGRWGEQVRSGIERALAAAGLPADAARIARVETEELRNGTAHAAGYRAARSLLGLDGTASARGSVLSGITALYVAHEALVPGVLHALKESGIAVPQDLALVVWGHGSAGEQAMGLTCVTVNREQMGRMAALMLLDLLKDRGRPPVQLAITPNLVVRESCGIQRTPNEATRAYSFA
- a CDS encoding metallopeptidase family protein, which encodes MVSLKEFRSMVAEALDRLPPALLEGLDAGVLVVEQARRHSRGLPGVYILGEYVEDPQGLGRYVVLYYGSFRAILGNAEVEEVRQEIERTLAHELRHHLESRAGVDDLEEEDFRQLQAMREKQAMRRRPWRLRRRGRAAPGERS
- a CDS encoding type III pantothenate kinase; the protein is MLLAIDVGNTTTGIAVFDGDRIVHHWWLTTLRERTADELGLALSVLMQVDGAPKASLTGAAISSVVPSQTEPWRQACRRFFGLEAVVVGPDVDAGVRIAYRFPEELGADRIVNAAAALALYGAPVVVVDFGTATTFDVVNERGEYMGGAIAPGVGISAEALFERAARLPRVELNRPPSVIGRTTAESVQSGIIFGFAGQADAIVRRIQRELKAPPRVVATGGLAGLIAPESETIQEVNPLLTLQGLRLIFERARKG